In one window of Bos taurus isolate L1 Dominette 01449 registration number 42190680 breed Hereford chromosome 4, ARS-UCD2.0, whole genome shotgun sequence DNA:
- the POLM gene encoding DNA-directed DNA/RNA polymerase mu isoform X2, with protein sequence MLPKRRRARVASPSAAPSSSARFPGVTIYLAEPHMGRSRQAFLTRLAVSKGFRVLNAYSPEVTHVVMEGTSAEEAVCWQERKMSVLPPGCTRPAVLDISWFTESMAAGQPVPVECRHRLEVAVPKKKMPSPAWMLPYACQRPTPLVHHNASLSEALETLAEAAGFDGSEGRQIAFYRAASVLKALPSPVTALSQLQGLPHFGEHSCRVVQELLEHGVCDEVERVRLSERYQTMKLFTQIFGVGVRTADQWYRKGLRTLADLREESQRLTQQQKAGLQHHQDLSAPILRSDVEALQQEVEAAVRQALPGATVTLAGGFRRGKLQGHDVDFLITHPQEGQEAGLLPRVMCYLKKQGLVLYHQHQHSQQGDLTQQSHTMDAFERSFCIFRLPQPPGAAVGGAQKPCYAWKAVRVDLVVAPISQFPFALLGWTGSKHFERELRRFSRKERGLCLNSHGLFDPEQTVFHVASEEDIFRLLDLEYLPPELRNA encoded by the exons ATGCTACCGAAACGACGGCGAGCGCGGGTCGCGTCCCCCAGCGCCGCCCCCTCCTCCTCGGCGCGCTTCCCGGGGGTCACTATCTACCTGGCCGAACCACACATGGGCCGCAGTCGTCAGGCTTTTCTCACACGCCTGGCTGTCTCCAAGGGTTTCCGCGTCCTGAATGCCTACAG CCCAGAGGTGACACACGTGGTGATGGAGGGGACCTCAGCAGAGGAGGCTGTCTGCTGGCAGGAGCGCAAGATGTCGGTTCTTCCCCCAGGTTGTACCCGCCCAGCTGTTTTAGACATAAGTTGGTTCACAGAGAGCATGGCAGCTGGGCAGCCTGTGCCTGTGGAATGCCGGCACCGCCTGGAG GTGGCTGTGCCCAAAAAGAAGATGCCAAGCCCAGCATGGATGCTGCCCTATGCCTGCCAGCGTCCCACACCCCTCGTGCACCATAATGCCAGTCTCTCG GAGGCTCTGGAGACGCTGGCAGAGGCCGCTGGCTTCGATGGCAGTGAAGGCCGCCAGATCGCCTTCTACAGAGCGGCCTCGGTGCTCAAGGCCCTCCCCAGCCCGGTCACAGCCCTGAGCCAGCTGCAGGGCCTGCCCCACTTCGGAGAACACTCCTGCAGGGTTGTCCAG GAACTGCTAGAACACGGAGTGTGTGATGAGGTGGAGAGAGTCCGGCTCTCGGAGAGGTACCAGACCATGAAG CTCTTCACTCAGATCTTTGGGGTCGGGGTAAGGACTGCTGACCAGTGGTACCGAAAAGGGCTCCGGACGCTGGCCGACCTCCGAGAGGAGTCCCAGAGACTAACCCAGCAGCAGAAAGCAG GACTGCAGCACCACCAGGACCTGAGTGCCCCGATCCTGCGGTCAGATGTTGAGGCCCTGCAGCAAGAGGTGGAGGCAGCCGTGAGGCAGGCCCTTCCTGGGGCTACTGTTACGCTGGCCGGAGGCTTCCGGAG GGGGAAATTGCAGGGCCACGACGTGGACTTCCTCATCACCCACCCCCAGGAGGGCCAGGAGGCAGGGCTGCTGCCCAGAGTGATGTGCTACCTGAAGAAGCAG GGCCTTGTCCTGTACCACCAGCACCAGCACAGCCAGCAGGGAGACCTGACCCAGCAGAGCCACACCATGGATGCCTTTGAGAGGAGTTTCTGCATTTTCCGCCTGCCGCAACCCCCAGGGGCTGCTGTAGGTGGCGCCCAGAAGCCCTGCTATGCCTGGAAGGCTGTGCGGGTGGACCTGGTGGTTGCCCCTATCAGCCAGTTCCCCTTTGCCCTGCTTGGCTGGACTGGCTCCAAG CATTTTGAGCGGGAGCTACGCCGCTTcagcaggaaggagaggggcCTCTGTCTGAACAGCCATGGTCTATTTGATCCTGAGCAG ACGGTTTTCCACGTGGCCTCTGAGGAAGACATCTTCAGACTCCTGGACCTTGAGTACCTTCCCCCAGAGCTGAGAAATGCCTGA
- the POLM gene encoding DNA-directed DNA/RNA polymerase mu isoform X1 codes for MLPKRRRARVASPSAAPSSSARFPGVTIYLAEPHMGRSRQAFLTRLAVSKGFRVLNAYSPEVTHVVMEGTSAEEAVCWQERKMSVLPPGCTRPAVLDISWFTESMAAGQPVPVECRHRLEVAVPKKKMPSPAWMLPYACQRPTPLVHHNASLSEALETLAEAAGFDGSEGRQIAFYRAASVLKALPSPVTALSQLQGLPHFGEHSCRVVQELLEHGVCDEVERVRLSERYQTMKLFTQIFGVGVRTADQWYRKGLRTLADLREESQRLTQQQKAGLQHHQDLSAPILRSDVEALQQEVEAAVRQALPGATVTLAGGFRRGKLQGHDVDFLITHPQEGQEAGLLPRVMCYLKKQGLVLYHQHQHSQQGDLTQQSHTMDAFERSFCIFRLPQPPGAAVGGAQKPCYAWKAVRVDLVVAPISQFPFALLGWTGSKHFERELRRFSRKERGLCLNSHGLFDPEQKTVFHVASEEDIFRLLDLEYLPPELRNA; via the exons ATGCTACCGAAACGACGGCGAGCGCGGGTCGCGTCCCCCAGCGCCGCCCCCTCCTCCTCGGCGCGCTTCCCGGGGGTCACTATCTACCTGGCCGAACCACACATGGGCCGCAGTCGTCAGGCTTTTCTCACACGCCTGGCTGTCTCCAAGGGTTTCCGCGTCCTGAATGCCTACAG CCCAGAGGTGACACACGTGGTGATGGAGGGGACCTCAGCAGAGGAGGCTGTCTGCTGGCAGGAGCGCAAGATGTCGGTTCTTCCCCCAGGTTGTACCCGCCCAGCTGTTTTAGACATAAGTTGGTTCACAGAGAGCATGGCAGCTGGGCAGCCTGTGCCTGTGGAATGCCGGCACCGCCTGGAG GTGGCTGTGCCCAAAAAGAAGATGCCAAGCCCAGCATGGATGCTGCCCTATGCCTGCCAGCGTCCCACACCCCTCGTGCACCATAATGCCAGTCTCTCG GAGGCTCTGGAGACGCTGGCAGAGGCCGCTGGCTTCGATGGCAGTGAAGGCCGCCAGATCGCCTTCTACAGAGCGGCCTCGGTGCTCAAGGCCCTCCCCAGCCCGGTCACAGCCCTGAGCCAGCTGCAGGGCCTGCCCCACTTCGGAGAACACTCCTGCAGGGTTGTCCAG GAACTGCTAGAACACGGAGTGTGTGATGAGGTGGAGAGAGTCCGGCTCTCGGAGAGGTACCAGACCATGAAG CTCTTCACTCAGATCTTTGGGGTCGGGGTAAGGACTGCTGACCAGTGGTACCGAAAAGGGCTCCGGACGCTGGCCGACCTCCGAGAGGAGTCCCAGAGACTAACCCAGCAGCAGAAAGCAG GACTGCAGCACCACCAGGACCTGAGTGCCCCGATCCTGCGGTCAGATGTTGAGGCCCTGCAGCAAGAGGTGGAGGCAGCCGTGAGGCAGGCCCTTCCTGGGGCTACTGTTACGCTGGCCGGAGGCTTCCGGAG GGGGAAATTGCAGGGCCACGACGTGGACTTCCTCATCACCCACCCCCAGGAGGGCCAGGAGGCAGGGCTGCTGCCCAGAGTGATGTGCTACCTGAAGAAGCAG GGCCTTGTCCTGTACCACCAGCACCAGCACAGCCAGCAGGGAGACCTGACCCAGCAGAGCCACACCATGGATGCCTTTGAGAGGAGTTTCTGCATTTTCCGCCTGCCGCAACCCCCAGGGGCTGCTGTAGGTGGCGCCCAGAAGCCCTGCTATGCCTGGAAGGCTGTGCGGGTGGACCTGGTGGTTGCCCCTATCAGCCAGTTCCCCTTTGCCCTGCTTGGCTGGACTGGCTCCAAG CATTTTGAGCGGGAGCTACGCCGCTTcagcaggaaggagaggggcCTCTGTCTGAACAGCCATGGTCTATTTGATCCTGAGCAG AAGACGGTTTTCCACGTGGCCTCTGAGGAAGACATCTTCAGACTCCTGGACCTTGAGTACCTTCCCCCAGAGCTGAGAAATGCCTGA